aattaaaatttataaaattaattttttcactactatagtttttatttattgtaaaaaacgAAATCTATTTTTCACATATCATTTAGGCAATTCTTCAATATCAAGTCGGTCGTACTGAAAATTTGCAAATGTGCAAAGCAATTTGtgatttgttaaaattatgGTATGCCGATACAGAAAATATTGgagatgaaattatttctttgggGATATCATCTGAtggtatttaaatattataacacatatattataattcattatttaattatatcgatattgaatttaaattttaggTAGCTTTGGAATTCCCAAAGGATTAGTATTTTCACAACCtgtacatttaaaaattttagaaGATGGATCGCGAATATGGTTGCCATTTACTGATTTCCCATTACCTTGTATGCCATTACagatatttaacaatttgattttaactgcagtaattttgaataaacaattaataaaaggataaattattattattaatgataataataatttattcttttgataatatattattaatgattctgaaaaataaaattcaaagaaacaaaggatgatattaaaagatgatataagaagaaataatatttgaataaaaaaatcttcattttATCGCTTAATATGTCAACTTAAtttagtattaataaataaaaaaaaaagatattcagaaaaaaaggaaaacgatacAATACAAATGTTTAATTAGCGCGCCATTTGTAACGCACGTAGTTGCGTTTTATaaactttgaaataaaatggagAGTTAATTTGCTagtcataattaaaaattaattttagttTCGATGTTTTCagttcattataaaattttctaaattaaaaattatattcaaaattttaattgctaTATTACGACTTGTCAGTGAAATGATCGTAATTTTGAGGTTAAATATGTTTATGATTTACCTTACAAGTTActtatgtgtgtacatatattaattctttaatttatcatatcaaattgttaacaattgaataattatttgttaataacaaattgaaatcaaaacgaatatcattttatcaatgatgtaaatataaactatTAAT
This portion of the Vespa velutina chromosome 4, iVesVel2.1, whole genome shotgun sequence genome encodes:
- the LOC124948560 gene encoding putative malate dehydrogenase 1B, whose protein sequence is MCKAICDLLKLWYADTENIGDEIISLGISSDGSFGIPKGLVFSQPVHLKILEDGSRIWLPFTDFPLPCMPLQIFNNLILTAVILNKQLIKG